Below is a window of Desmonostoc muscorum LEGE 12446 DNA.
TTATTTTTATCCACCCAAATGGCATATTAACGATAAAGTTCAAAAAACTTTAGTACAGAGATTGGTAGCATCAGAGATTACTAGTTTGCAACTATTGAATAATAGCAATTGTCAGCAATTATCTTTGCAGTTAAATCCTATAGTATAAACAAGATACGAGATTCAAGATAATATAGCAAAATCAGACACATTCTGTGCTTGTTCAGTGGTACAATAATCACTGTGAAGCAATAACATTTTTTCAATAAAATTTAATAAAAATAAAATAAAAAATGCTATGATTTAGCTATTATTCATTAGATTAAAGATGAGTTGCGCTAACTTTATACCTATTAATGTATTATAAAAAAGCTATCAGTTTAATCACTCATCTGAAGGTGTTGTAGAGATCACAGTCCGTCTAATAACCAATATGAGGGTGTTAAATACAAAATTGTTAGTTTAACTCTCTAGATGCCTAAATCAGGGGAGATAGACTGACTAAATTTTAAGAATGAAATCAGTCGAAACGCCATGTCAAATAAACTAATTTCAACCGAAGAATTAAATGCTTATCAATGCTTACAAATGAGGCATGATGAAATTTATCATCATGAAATAGTTGTACTTGATATTTCTAGGCGAATGAATCATATTGCCTTGCATCTCGTTAAATATCTCGGAATTCTTTCATCTATACCTGTATCAGCAGCAGAAAATAAAAGGGCATTTATTGATTCATTTATAATGATTGTCTCTGCGAGTAACTTATTAGGAATTTCTTTAGCAAAAGAGTTGCTGATTGATAGAATAAATTGTAGAGACGCTAATTTCATTGATGAATATATTCTGCTTCTTGCTGAACTCGCTAAGGCTTGTGAAGCAACAGATCACCAAGAAGATTACCCAATTCGAGCAACCTGGAATAAGAATATACGAAAGTTTTTTTACCTTCTCCTTTGTGAAGCAAACTCACGAAATATTTCTATTTTGGAAGAGTCTAGACGGCGTTTAGCCTCTGTGGAGATAAAACATTCACTAAACGATATCTTACGGAGAAACAAATGAGTTTTTGGTCATCACAAACTTTGAGATCTCATCTTCCTAGTTTAATTGAACCATTTAATGCCGATCAAATTCAGTCTGCATCGTATGAATTATGCTTAGGGGAAGAAATTTATATTTCAGCCCTTCCTGATACACCTTTGAGAGAGCGTAAAAAAATTATTCTTAAAGAGAAAGAAACTGTTGCTATACCTCCAGGACAGTTTGCATTTCTGATAACTTCTGAAATAATCAAAGTTCCTAACAATGCACTTGCCTTTATTTCAATTAAATTTAAATTTAAATCAAGTGGACTGATTAATGTTTCCGGTTTTCATGTCGATCCTGGCTATAGTGGTAAACTAATTTTTGCTGTTTATAATGCTGGTCCTCTTAACTTTCATGTAGGAAGAGGTGAGAGGGTTTTTTCTATATGGTATGCAGACTTGGATAAAGCTGACGAAAATCCACGAAACAAGATAGGTTATGATTCAATTCCAACCGACTTAATTAATAGCCCTGATTTAGTTTCTTCTCTTCCTTATTTAGTAAAACGTTTGGATGATATGGAGAAAAAAATAGAGAATTATTCTGTTAAACAGGCTTTTGTCTTTGCGATTGCTATTGGGGTTCTGCTTAGTTTTACAAAGCCAATAGTGGATATATTTATACAGCCATTACTCAATATGCTTAAATCTTCTCTTCCCATCTATTAATTTTCAATTGGTGAAAGAAATCCAAGGCATCTCAAGTACTCTAGGAAAACAAAGCTTGTTAGATTTATTAAGATAATAAACAAAATACAAATATAATCTTGGTTAAAGCCTATGACTTCCTTATCGGCATTAACTTTACCTGACCACACCCAGTTACCAGATTCAGGTGGTAAATTTTTGAAAAACTGGCAGGAACATCCGCAAAGTATTTTAATTACAGATTCAATCAAACCTGTTCTAGAACAACGCCATCCTGATGGACAATATTGTATTGGACAAAATTTAGGTATTTACTGGGGATTGACAGATCCTCCTGATAAAGGTATCTCAACACCAGATTGGTTTTATATACCGAATATACCACCAACTCTTGAAGGTAAAACGCGGCGTTCTTATGTGCTGTGGGAAGAATCTCTCGCACCTTTAATTGTATTGGAATTTGTTTCTGGAGATGGTTCAGAAGAACGAGATAAAACGCCGCCATCGCAAGCAGAAGGTGGAAATGTTGGTAAATTTTGGGTTTATGAACAGGCAATTCGAGTGCCTTATTATGGAATTTATGAAGTAGCAAAAGCCCAGGTTGAGGTGTATCATCTAATCGATTTTACTTATCAACTGATGAAACCCAATGAAAAAGGACATTACCCAATTGCTCCTTTAGGGGTAGAATTAGGGATTTGGCAAGGATTTTATCATAATGCAGAGTTACCTTGGTTGCGGTGGTGGGATGCACAAGGAAATTTACTGCTAACAGGTGAAGAACGCGCTGAAGTTGAACGACAAAGGGCTGAAGTTGAACGACAAAAGCGGCTATCAATTACTGACAAGTTGCGTAATCTCTCTGTTGAACAACTCAATGCTTTAGGAATTGACCCAGAAATGTTGGATTAGGAAACATTATCCTCTACTATAGGACTCATATTTGATTTTTGAACAAAACTCAGTACACTTTTATTCCTTCTTCCCAGTCCCCAGTCCCCAATCCCCAGTCCCTTACCTCTACGAGTGATTCAGAAATCAAATCGGATTCCTATATAGCGTTTCTCGTTTACGTGAGGTATACCAGTAGGGGCACCGCACTGCCGTGCCCTTACACTTCGCAACATAATGTTGTACCGCATGTGAATGGGAACCGCTATCGCTTTGGTGAGGTAAAAGCTAGGGGCGCATAGCTATGCGCCCCTACAAATTTTTGTACCTCATGTAATTGATAACGGCTATAACCAATACAACAAATTTAATGAGCGACAGCACTACCAGTTGCCTTCACCTTTTTCAAGAATAAAATAGCAATTCCACTGAGTAATAAAGCAATACCAATAAAGTGAAAACAATCGTTAAAAGCCATTACAAATGATTCACGACGAACAATATTTGATATAGATGCGATCGCTTGATTTTGTGCTGTACTTAAATCTGCTCCTCGGCTGATAAAATACTGCGTCATCTGGTCAATTCGCTGTTGAGTTTCTGAGTTATATAAAGATATTCCATCGCCCAATCTGTTCGAGTGAAATTGTTCTCTGTTTGTTAATAAAGTTGCTAAAAAAGCAATTCCGATAGAACCACCCAGATTCCGCATCATATTAAATAAACCACTGGCGGAACCTGCTTCTTTTGGACTCAACCCAGCAGTGGCAATAGAACTCAGTGGTACCATAATTAAAGGTTGTCCCATTGCACGCACAAATTGCGACCAGCGTAATTGATCTAATCCTGTTTCATGAGTCATTCCCGAATTCATAAATGCACTGATGGAAAACAAAGTCACACCAAAAGCCACCATGAAACGCATATCAATGCGTTGCATCAATCTGGGTATTAAAGGAATAATAAATAGTTGGGGAATACCAGCCCACATCAATACTTCACCAATTTGCAGCGCATTATATTTTTGAATTTGGGCAAGATACAACGGTAAAATATAAATTGATCCATACAATCCTACTCCCAAAGACACATTCACAATACTGGCTAAACCAAAGTTACGCCTAAACAACAGCCGCAAATTAATAAATGGTTGTTTTCGAGTTAATTCTATAAAGAAAAATACTGCCAAAAAAATGACTGCGATTACAGTTAAGCGGACAATCAACGCTGAACCAAACCAATCTTTCCGGCTACCTTCTTCTAAAACCACTTGCAGGGAACCTAATCCGATCGCCATTGCAATAATTCCCCACCAGTCACCTTGTTTTAATAAACTAATTTGTGGTGCTTCTTGCTTAATTCCGTACCAAACGCCAGCCAGCATTAATGTCCCTGGAATTAAATTGATATAAAAGTTGTATTCCCAACCAAAATTTTCGGTTAACCAACCTCCTAATGTCGGGCCGATTGATGGGGCAAAAACTGCACTAAAACCAAATGCCGCCAACCCTATTGATTGCTTGGATGGCGGTAAGGTCGTTAAGACAATTGTCATCGCTGTGGGAATTAATACTCCTCCACTAAAACCTTGTAAGGCGCGGAATACAATCATAGAATTCAGATTCCACGCCCAAGCACAGCATATAGAAAAGAAGATAAATAGGGCAGTATTTACTAATAAATAACGTCGTAGAGAAAAAACTCTAGATAACCATCCTGTTAGAGGAATTACTACAATTTCTGCAACCAGATAGGCGGTAGAAATCCAAGAACCTTCTTCTAGAGTTGCCCCTAAACTTGCTTGAATATCTTGCAGCGAAGCATTAGTGATTTGAATATCTAATACCGCCATAAATGCACCAAGCATACTTGCTAATACACCAATCCAGGTTCTTAGCGGTACACGATCTGGCGGTATAGCAGGATTATGTCCTGGCTGACGAATTACACCTGTATTAGCCATAGTCATTAATCATTGGTCATTATATAGTTTTTCTGGCGTTGCATAATTGCGGGATGATTTATCGGGCTACGCCCCGCTGCGCTAACACGCAGAGGCGCCCAGACACAGAGAGAATAAGGAGTTTAAGATTTCAATGCGTACAATTTCATCCCTTGATTCAGCAACGCCGTTTTTCTTTGCGTCTCCCCATCCCCCATGCCCTACTTAACTTCCACTGCAACTTCCGCAGACATCCCCGGTGTAATCCGCGATTCGTATCCTTGAATACTTTTTTGGTCAAAAACTATTTTGACTGGGATGCGCTGTACAATTTTGGTAAAGTTACCTGTGGCGTTATCTGGTGGCAATAAGGCAAACTGGGCGCCGGAAGCTGGCGAAATACTCTCAACACGACCAACAAAACTGTGATGAGGAAAAGCATCGAGTTTGATTTCTACTGGTTCTCCTGGCCGCATATTTTCTAATTGGGTTTCTTTGAAGTTTGCAACTACCCAATACTCGTTATCCACGATCGCCATTAATGGTGTTCCCGCTGCAACTCGGTTACCAACTTCCACGTTTTTCCTGCCCACGCGTCCGGCACTAGGAGCGGTAATATTAACGTAGGATAGTTGCAATTGCGCGTCTTTGAGGGATGCTTCTGATTGAGCGATCGCTGCTTTTGCTGCTTCGTATTGACTACGTTTTGCTGTTGTATCTTGACCGCCAGCTGTGGCTTGTTGCAATCCTCCCTTGGATGCAGCCAATTTCGCTTGGGCGCTGACTACATTTTCTTGGGCTTGTGCTAGTTGAGATTGGGCTTTGGCGACGCCAACTTTGGCTGAAGCTAATTTGGCTTGGGCTTGTTCTACTCCCTGAACAGCAGCATTTTTCTGCGCTACAGCTACATCATAGGCTGCTTTGGCTGTGTCTAACTGCTGACGAGCGATCGCACCTGATTTGTACAATTCGTTGTAACGATTGTAATCTGCTTGGGCTTTTTCCAAGTTGGCATTCGCTTGGGCTACCTGGGCTTGGGCGGCGGGAATCCCGGCTTGGGCTAACTTAACTTCCGCTTGCGCCGCAGGTATCCCCGCTTGCGATTCTTGGACTGCTGCT
It encodes the following:
- a CDS encoding DHA2 family efflux MFS transporter permease subunit, with protein sequence MTMANTGVIRQPGHNPAIPPDRVPLRTWIGVLASMLGAFMAVLDIQITNASLQDIQASLGATLEEGSWISTAYLVAEIVVIPLTGWLSRVFSLRRYLLVNTALFIFFSICCAWAWNLNSMIVFRALQGFSGGVLIPTAMTIVLTTLPPSKQSIGLAAFGFSAVFAPSIGPTLGGWLTENFGWEYNFYINLIPGTLMLAGVWYGIKQEAPQISLLKQGDWWGIIAMAIGLGSLQVVLEEGSRKDWFGSALIVRLTVIAVIFLAVFFFIELTRKQPFINLRLLFRRNFGLASIVNVSLGVGLYGSIYILPLYLAQIQKYNALQIGEVLMWAGIPQLFIIPLIPRLMQRIDMRFMVAFGVTLFSISAFMNSGMTHETGLDQLRWSQFVRAMGQPLIMVPLSSIATAGLSPKEAGSASGLFNMMRNLGGSIGIAFLATLLTNREQFHSNRLGDGISLYNSETQQRIDQMTQYFISRGADLSTAQNQAIASISNIVRRESFVMAFNDCFHFIGIALLLSGIAILFLKKVKATGSAVAH
- a CDS encoding dCTP deaminase domain-containing protein; protein product: MSFWSSQTLRSHLPSLIEPFNADQIQSASYELCLGEEIYISALPDTPLRERKKIILKEKETVAIPPGQFAFLITSEIIKVPNNALAFISIKFKFKSSGLINVSGFHVDPGYSGKLIFAVYNAGPLNFHVGRGERVFSIWYADLDKADENPRNKIGYDSIPTDLINSPDLVSSLPYLVKRLDDMEKKIENYSVKQAFVFAIAIGVLLSFTKPIVDIFIQPLLNMLKSSLPIY
- a CDS encoding Uma2 family endonuclease codes for the protein MTSLSALTLPDHTQLPDSGGKFLKNWQEHPQSILITDSIKPVLEQRHPDGQYCIGQNLGIYWGLTDPPDKGISTPDWFYIPNIPPTLEGKTRRSYVLWEESLAPLIVLEFVSGDGSEERDKTPPSQAEGGNVGKFWVYEQAIRVPYYGIYEVAKAQVEVYHLIDFTYQLMKPNEKGHYPIAPLGVELGIWQGFYHNAELPWLRWWDAQGNLLLTGEERAEVERQRAEVERQKRLSITDKLRNLSVEQLNALGIDPEMLD
- a CDS encoding HlyD family secretion protein, translated to MGASTLNGRKENQTRVLEEELITDSETLEAVETAEAPVITPNEQEVPAKRKKPIGLILAGLGVGAIAAGAFGYNYWQYSSTHQETDNANVLGNIHQISSRIPGTVNEVLVNDNQLVQPGELLVKLDPRDYESKVQQAQAALENARGQAQAAQANIALASQTTTGKTTQAQGDVSSAVAAISTAQAAVQESQAGIPAAQAEVKLAQAGIPAAQAQVAQANANLEKAQADYNRYNELYKSGAIARQQLDTAKAAYDVAVAQKNAAVQGVEQAQAKLASAKVGVAKAQSQLAQAQENVVSAQAKLAASKGGLQQATAGGQDTTAKRSQYEAAKAAIAQSEASLKDAQLQLSYVNITAPSAGRVGRKNVEVGNRVAAGTPLMAIVDNEYWVVANFKETQLENMRPGEPVEIKLDAFPHHSFVGRVESISPASGAQFALLPPDNATGNFTKIVQRIPVKIVFDQKSIQGYESRITPGMSAEVAVEVK